In Salvia miltiorrhiza cultivar Shanhuang (shh) chromosome 4, IMPLAD_Smil_shh, whole genome shotgun sequence, the DNA window GATATACACCAAATGCATACCATGGTCTTAAGCGCATAACATCAGTTCCATGCTGCTTACATGGCAGCTTATTCAATTGTTCAACAACAGTATTTACATGGGACCAATTCTGGAGAATATCATAGAATGAAATAGAGTCAATTACAAAATATCAGCGATAAAACATGATGAGTGTAAGACATTAAACAAATAACTCGCACacctgcatcaacataacatctGCATGGTCAATGATTAAGATCTGTGAAATTCTCATTGATCAGCAtattatttaaaagaaaaattctGCAACATAACTCATGGATAACAAACAACTTTCTTACTTCTATGGAAGAAAGATAATCaacatctttttccttttgagcTTCTGCCTCCCCAATTTTCTGCAACcaaataattcaataattagaACCACATTGTGCCTATGACTGACAGTTAGCAGGAAAGAATCATTTATCTGCtaaacaaatacaaatacaGAATTGGGATCATATATGACTCAAGATCCAAGGGGGGATCATAAAGAAACTGAAAAATAATTGAGTGTCTCATAATTATCAGAGCAGGGACTATATGCAGCGCACACCTAAACCATAGATatacatttcacaaaaaaaaagacCAAGCCAATAAGATCACAAGTTCAACAACGTTTACTGCTTGAAAGTGTAAGATCTGTAATAAGGAAATTCTTACAGTGATCAAGCCGAGAGGAGATGCAATAATGATGTCTGAAGTATAGAAATCACCATACAACTTCATACCCCTacagaaaaaaggaaaaaaaaaagaaaaaagaaaatcaaagttaTTGGACACTTGCTTGTGTTCACAAACCACTTGGAATGGTTGGATATCAACCAGATAACTATGATGATGCTATCTAAACAATTTGCTGAGTTTATGTGCCTagtatttttaggagaaaaagaaataattgtGATTGCACTACGTACAAGACAGCAGCACACTACTGCATACAAAATCAGAAAAGGAAACTGCAAAAAAGTGTTCTGATGGGAACCACATGTCATGACTCATGATTACCTGTTGGTATACTTTATGCCAATCATGAAGTGGTCGTTGTTGTCATCACCACTGCCAAAAAGTGACTGGAAGTCAGGTGGTTTTCCAGACGTTCTGAGTTTAGGGATCTCTAGATCATCATCTTCATCCTTGTTCTCAGTCCGTCCAGAACCAAACTCTTCACAAAATCTTTCCAAATTTTCCACAGTCGCCTGTAAAGGGAAAATATTTATGATCTCTCCAAAACATAAATTCTCACTTTAGTAATAGCGCCTATGCATAAAAGCATAAAAAACATTAAATCATCAAAACTTGAATTATAGACAAACTGATTTTTTCACAAGACATGCAGCAATTTATAGACAAACTGATTTTCTCCTATATGTCTCTATACTTTAGCTTCACAGATGTCATCACAGGTGCTCATACCATAAAGCAATAAATACTATTACCTTATGTTTGGTCGGAGTTAACTGTATCAACCTCTTGACAACCCTGCGCATGATGCCCGCTAGAGGCAACAGGATCAGAACCTGAAgagaacaaaaataagaaaatcagAAGATGCATCCAACGCCACAAACATATAGTAGCAAGTGCAACTGTGCAAGTGACCCATAGAAAAGTACTGGATAAACATAAACCAGTAAAGCAAAGCCTGATTAGGAGGCTGCTTGAGTTGGGCAGGGGATCACAGGAATATGTAGCTTATAGACAGATTGACAATTTTTTTCTGAAAGCAGGAATAAGCAAGAAACAGTTGAACCACAAAACTAGTGCGTCCAGTGGTTCTTTGCTTTCTTCATCTCGTTACTATTTATGTATAATCTGTGTACAGGGACTACACTTAATAACTCTTCTTTCCATCGTTTCAAGTGATAATTCAGCAAAagatctttctctttttttctgggggggagggggaggtAAGAAGACATCAAGTAAAAGTTGGCTCACTCTATTGTTTATAACTATTGGTGAAATTCTCATCAAAGTaacaattttttgaaaaaattggaaatgtaaaaaataaaaaaaactagcTTACACCCCAAATATAAAGTTATCTACGCAAAATTTATAGTTGCACTCCACTCTGAGTTTTAGGCTGTTGGAGTAATCTACAAATGAAATCACAAAATAATTTAGACAATTAAGCATCAAGTTCCCAGCCATTCAAGCCAGGATCAAAGAACGCATTTTGCAACAAGAGACACAATCATTGAACAAGATAACTCTATTTCATAATTGCAAAGGAATAAAAGCATAAGAGATACCTTAGGACGAGTAAAGCCACGATCCCTGTAAGCGTCATCATCACCGCTTTGGCACTCGACACTTACTTGATTCTTACTCAACTTCCTTTCATTTTTTACCATAAGATCCTTGCTTTTAAAGACATGATTCAACTGCACAATATGATCAATTAAGTTAATGATAAAGGCAACAACAGCTAAGAGTAGTATCAAGAAGATGACCTGTGTTCCATGTAAGTACATAGGTATGCAACATTTGTAGTTGAAAACatgtaaatattaataaataaataaataaataaaatagaacgGGTCAAGTATATACCGAATGCATGAGGTACGCATCCATGACGTTTGAATCTTCTTCCAATCCTTTGAGGTAAAAAGGCTTCTTGTTACAGTGCATGATATCATAATAGTTGCTGCCTATTAAAGTAAACCGTTGAATCACAAGTGGCATTAGGAACACATTCACATTTAGCATATAAAGTGTTAATACAGAGAAGTAAGAAAACATGTAATTTTAAATGGAATATGTATGGAAGACAAAGGAAATTGTCCATCCAACCACAATGACATCTGCCTCCCACAAACACACTCACCAATAAAGCAAGAGTGAAAATTAAAAGACGTGAGATAATGAAAAAGAATACATTTTCAGAACATCCAAATGAAACCGAGCTTTAAGGTATTCTATGACAATCTGATATGAAAAATTTGCACAACTCAAGAAACACATTTTCCCCTAAATCGGATGCACTGAGTCAGAGAAACAACTgatgtgaaaattttgcaaaagTTTTGAGTTCACATATGTCGACGAACATACTACCAAATCACTCAGAGCCATGCCTCAAATACTCCAAAAACTCAGTTGCATTATGTATTTGACATGGATATATGCTTATGCAATTTTCCTTCAGATAGAGCTACAATACATAATAGGTTTGTGCAGATGGATTTTAATGAAAAGCTTAAGGTGGAACTGTGGGGTTTTGCCTCGACGAAGCGTAAGCCTTACAACGaagacgaaaaaaaaaatcataataattataaaaaaggaTAAAACAACATATATCAATCAAAAAATATCCagttcatcaaaataaaagtatctcaaaatatatttgcTAAAGGGAAGCTATTGTTTATTTTACTTACAGATCGAAAAAAATGATCTTAGTTTAGATTGATGACATTCACTGCTGCTTGATGCCTTGCAGCTTTCCAACCAATGCTTGTATAACCTAGGCTTGAGACCAGAAAGAGAATTTGTTTCCAGATCCTACATAAAATATTGTGTTACATGCAATATGCATCTAAAGAAAATCAATAAACAGCCAGAGTAAGAATCGAACTGAATTACTGTCCCGTATGATCCCTAATTTGAAAAACTACAATTATTATAATGTTCTTAGAAGAGAATAACGGAGAGAACATCTCAGTTAGGTAAATTCATAAATGTCCAGAATCCATAAAACAACATTCAGATGGAAGTTCCAGTGGAATCATTTACTTCATAAAAACGCTCTAAGCTATTGAACCAAAACTATGTTGTGTTCTAAGGCAAGCGAAAATTTATTTGCTAATTCAATCCGCATTCTTGACTCCAAGAAAAAGAGTTTGACACTTTTAATGAAAGCATACAAAATGAGTCTATGGATTGAACAGCAAGAAACACCTGATGCATGAATTAGTAAAGGAAACAACTACTGCAAATAAATTTCAAGCAAATTATTGCTTACTGAGAAATAAGAAACCTTCAGAATTGAGAAACGAGTATCTGATATCACATGAATAAGTAGAacggaaaaagaaaaattaaaaaaaaaaaaggcgaGAGAAAACCTTAATAGAGCATTCTCCTGTTCCTTTCCAATGACAATTTGACATGTTAATAGCTGGCATCTTCCATGTGTACTTCCATTTCCTTCTCAATAAAGAATCAACCTCGGTGGATACCAGTTTGTAACTCAAATGATTGTCAAAGTTGCTGCATGCCAAGAAAACTTAAATGTAAATTTTTCTAGGGATGAAACAGGAAGCAAGACTTCAATGTAAATCATTTTACATGTCCCAATACCGCAGAAACTTAGACACTTAGAAGAAGAATTAAACTGCAACAAAGGCAAACAGGCCTCTCCTGTATCAATGGACAAATTTCTTTAGCATAAAATACAATGTGTAGTAAATCTAAAGAGAGAGTCTGCATAGTTTTCACAAGCCTCCAAGTCTAACAAAATTCTTTACCTTCCCAATCAGCTAGTTATCAGCTCGGGCATCTTTACTcaatgataaattgataattttataccaaTCTTTAGTTGTCTTAAACATTAGTAGCTTAAAAGGCAGACAATGTTCTATTTTCGGACAACCCAAACGTTATTCGGACACAGAAAAAAATTACATAGATCTCTTCTGCAAAAATAAAGACGTAGAGCATTGAGTTCACAGAAAATATGCCCTTCTGGATGGCAAAATTAGGAAAATGATCATAAGCACAAATAGTGATGTGAACTGAAGAATGCTCAAAACTCTTTAGTAGACAAAGAACAAAGCACAACACATGATTTTgctgggggggggggggagagagagagaagtgaaaCAAACTAAAATAACATCATGAAAAAAAGTCTAGTGACATTCATCATCAAAAACTTCTATATCACTATTTCAATCATTTCAGGAAGAGCTCTTCTGAGCACTAGAATACAGTAAGATTTCCATATGCTGCCGGTTTTCCTCGAAATAATGAATAACCAAACCCTTAGGGAACATTTTAAATGCTGTAACAGAATGGACATATACAGGAAAGTGAAGGTATCATTGAACAGCATAATACCTTGTAACTGAAGATGCATCTGAAAGGGCTTGATCATTTGCTACTGATGTGGCTTCTTCATCTGAGTCAGACGTTGCATCATAATCATCTACCCCAGCATCTTCACTCAGTTCCACATGGTCCTTATCTTTTCCAACAATGTCATGCCTAGGTGACATACTATCATCTCCTACATAAAGCAAAAAGGGCAATGATGATTTgaactaacaaaaaaaaaatatgtgtcCTCGACAAGCTCTTAAACTTATATGAAACAAAAACAGAGCAGCTTGAGAAGATCTTAACTTCAGagtttcaaaaaatttatcaggatttcaatgaaatgaaaagaaaaacaaattatTATTGTTCTGTTTAGAAGTATGGAAGATCAAACCAATCAGCAAAACAGATATTACTCGTAATTACTTTTGCACCACATCTATATAGTCCATGAAGTTCCTTTCTCAATCATATtcaactttcagttttttaaTCTCTATACATAGAGCATAACTAGGTAATGGTGAATCCAGCGTTATAGAATATTTATATTACCatcatcgtcgtcgtcttcatcatcatcaGCCTTTCCTTCCAACTCGTCAATGGATTCTGGATCACtgtcttcgtcttcgtcttcatcctcatcttcatcttcatcttcatctgtaTCACTTTCCCCTTGTTCTTCTCTTTGCCTACCCCAAAAGAGTATCATCAGAATAAAGTAAAGAACAACTAGAGCATCCTATCACATTTTACcaattgaagagaaaaaatCTAATGCCATTAACTGTTTGAAAAATGCAATGCGGCTATAATTCAATGAAGCCAGATATTGTAGCTAACACTATTATCGCTTTTAGATATCATCTTATAAATATTTGTGTGGAACATTAGTATACGGATTGGATAAATTGATCCTCTAAAATTTGACAATCTGATCACAACCCACAAAATATTGAACATAGATTCGGTTTACCTTCTTCTAAGCGCGTCTGCAACAGAAATATTCCGTGTACCCAATTTCTTCAATAAACTATCGTAGACTGTCAGCTGCTTTGTGTTGGCAGCCAATTCGGCTCCTTCGCTCTCAAAATGTTCATCTACCTGCTCCTCTTCATGTAACTTTCCTGCGGGCACTACACAAAATAAAATCTGAAAGTGTAAATCTGAATGTTCAATCTCAAAACGATGCAGATTTCAATTCATAATAATACCTCCATGTTTCCCTGTTTTCCTCAGCTTAGCGGTGAGTTTCTCCTCGTCCTTTGAGCTGCGGCGTCGTTTCGGAGCTCCCATGACAGAGAATAGTAGAAGCAGAACGCGCGGCAACAACAATCACACTAATATGCTGGATTTTCGATTTTTAAAGCAGAGAGGAACTTGTAAGGATTAAAGACTCTTAAACCTTGTTAGGGTTTAGATTTTCTTCTTTTGTAAAAATTTCGAATTTGTTACTTCTAAATTTTATGGTTAGGTTAATtagatttatatataatatggaAACGAGGTTTATTCCCGTGGCACtttataattttactatttcaaaatttcttaatttttcttaatttacaataattctctattttatattttcttaaatataaATTGTAATTATTAATGCCAtattctaattaatattaatatttattaaccaattaattaataaagatGTTACAAaagcataaattaattaatagtatcttttattatttataaatatttacataCTCCTATAATTCTAATTATGAAATTATGCTATTGCATaatttatgcatatttatgaaaatgaaaataaaaaactcCACAGCTTGAGAAGATCTCAACTTCATCGTTTCAAAAAATTCATCACGACTTCAATGAAAAGAAAagcaaataattattgttatgttTAATTAGAAGTATGGAAGATCGTACCAATCAGCAAAACAGATATCAGTCCATGTAATTCCTTTCTCAATAATCATATCCAActttcggttttaaaaaatattttttattattattttaattaagaataatAAGTCTCGGCAAATAGGGATtcatatagtattatatatatggCGTTTTCctcttaattaaattaattaagttggTACCTTCTCCACTTTAAATCCCTCCATTAAGCTAACCTCGTAACATCGCTcgtccttcatttctttttcatgCGATTATGACATTTTAGCTAAACTATATCTATTAATTCCCTTTAAATGATAATCATTGGGCTGGTTTTGTTATCAAAGATGGGGTTTGCGAAAAAGAGGAGCTACATATCTTGCGAcgattaaataaaagtatacGTAGTCTCATCTACCTGTTTATCAAAGCAAAATCCAAAAAACAAGTCAAAACGAGCGTGTGTTGATCTAGCGGTACTAAAACTTTTAACTCTTAGCTATGGCAGGAACTTGACATTGGTATAACGAGATaatcaacttttatttttctttacacAAACAATTTGACATCAATATTTCATTTAAAGCCACCCTTTATGTTCCACATCGACTTGGTCATGAATCATGATCCTATCTCCAATATGTATCTGGAGTACTCTCTTTCCTTACGAGGCCTTTTAAGGGGACGATGGGCTCAATTCTAATATGGTATCAGAGTAGACCCATATTCGATGTGGTATGTCTATTATGCGCATTGTAATAGCCTATGAGTCGTACCGACCTACACATGCGGGGCGTGTTAAACCCACCTTTTATATCCCACATCGATTTGGTAACAATCATGTCTTCGATATAAATTTGGAGTACCATCACCctttataaggccttttaaggagATGATGTGCCTAAttataatagaaataaattccTGCATATTCTAATCATGCATTCTTCTTCCAAGATATGTTCCAGTTTACCATGAAACCTTGACGGAGTCATggtttcaattattttaattatttgaacaaTAGATAATAAACAtgtaaaaatacatgcttctaACTTAGATAGTGGTCTCATGCCTGTCATTAGGGGGACTAATTTTTGAGATAATGGCCAATCATTTTCACAGACAATAGTTGCTCTCGAGTACACAGTTTCATAGATAGAAAGCTATCTTCCCCAAAAAGTAACACAACCAGATAAATATCTAATCAGGATCAAAAGAATTTATGTGAGGGCTAAGCAAATTAAAGAAATGCAATAGTAGGAGCAGAATCCTTAGTTAACTCTTCGGTTAATACATTTTATCACGCACCTCAAATGTCATAGTCATAGAAATGCCTAAAATGGTTTACCTAGCATGCTCTCCCCATAATCATATACGGTTAAGAAGAAATAAAAAcggagaattaaaaaaaataagaacaaaaaaaaaattcttaaattCCACATATTATCAAAAATTATGGTGGTGGTAGGAATACGTAATGCTAtatctaattaataaattacaGTATGTTACCATTTGTGTCATGGTGTGACAACGGCTATCCAAATTGGTGAAGGTTATATCAACACcttataataatattagatgCAACTTAGATGAATAATTTGCAAAATCACAAATATTTCAAGAGCATTTTAATACGAGACACTCAAGGTCAAACAACATCATCATCAATCGTACATTTGGACTACAGACATAAAGCAAACAATAATGAGTTCAATGTTGAAAGCAATTGACAGTTTCTCAATCCATCTCTGCCAATGGGCGAAATTGCATTTATGCTTATGCTCAACTTCTGTAGCTTAGTACAAGAGATGATTTAGTCTAAAACTCACTAGCATGCTTCTTCAGGAAAAGGAAACCCAATGACTTGCATATTTGCCGATTTTCTCAAACCCTAGCAAGTCGAACTAGAAAACACGAAAATTTGGAGACAAATAAATCTCTATCTGAGAGGTTAATTCCTACTCATAACCGAAGCTGTCATCATCATCACCAAGCTCTACTTCAGCATCATTAGATCCACCAAGAATGGAAAGGAAAATCAAAACAGCAACAAGCTGAGTAGCAAGAAAGTATTTAGCGCGTCTCCTGAACTTCTTCTCTTCCTCTGTCTTCTCCCTAGTAGGTTTGCTCTTTGGCTTCGAACCTAAATTTTGTCGCGAATGGGGTCAATTCTACGAAacattcaaataaaatactaatactGATGGAAGAAATTAAGTAACATTGGAAGACATACGAGTTATTTATAGGCAAAAGCAAGATACTATAATTTTTCTCCACTAAGTAGCTTTTTATCGTATTATAGGAATGCTGGTAGCATTTACACCAATAGTCATGACTAACCATGAAGTCACTCTAAGCTAATTCTAGAGAAGACAAAGACTTTAGGTGCAATGGTAACTGACAAACAGTCAAACACTCAACTAGAGGCAGGATCCTTTCGCGACAATGCTTCCCGAAATTAAAACAAGACATAGTTACTTCAAAATAAACCAGAAAAGCGATTAAAATAACCCAAAAATAGTACCTAGCACCAAACATATCTCTAGATACTAGTAGGTACTCCAACAGAAACCAAATTTAGCCTCAGAAGTTTCTCACAAGAGGTGTCTAATAGCTTCACTCCATGGTTTTTTGTAAAGCTACATTCAAGAAGGTATTTTTGTTTTGTCATTAGTGGGCGGCGGGCGCAAAGTTTATTGTTGATCGGGTATTTTCAAAGCTGTATAAAGAGAGCTCTCTATCATGTTTCAACAGTATGTTTCCAAGACCTTTAAGTATTGGATGAGAATGAATCAAGTTCAGACAATGTAGCAAAATGTATATATTGATCAAAATAGACAATATATGTCTAATTAGTAAAATTGGATAGCAACATAATTATAAGTGAGACTCACTCCAATATGAAGGGCCTCGTTTTGAAGCTGATGATGAGGGATCTGACTGAGGAACTGATGAAGATGACGAACTGGCATCTATGTACTCCAGTTTAAGATTCTCAGCATACTTCACAAGATTAGCATGACCCAAGAGCTTACTTCTTAGAACAGATGTTTCCTATTACAGGTAAGAACACATGAAAAATGTATGATTCAGCCACTATATATACCTATTAAAGGAACATGATTCAATATCTGTATCAACTAGTCAACCTAGTACCAAGTTGCTGAGAAAGTGTGGGCCACTCAACCATGCATACAGCACCAAATAAGCATGGCAACTTGTACACTTATATTTCAGGTTGAGGCATATATCTCAGACTTTGTTCTTTGCAGAAATACAAAATAGATAGGGAATTTTCACCGCACTGGATCCAAGCTTGCAGATAACAACAAAATCACTTATATTCTCAGATCTGCCAATTCATAAGATAAAGCACAAGAGCCTTGAATATAAAAGCTTTAATATTACATGGACTACTGCGACATCAAATCATCTGAGCCTCATGGTATCATAAATGCAGAAAGCCACAAAAAAGGGGCAGTTTTAAATAGTACGGGTTATTCATGATTGTAACAAAATCACCTTACTGTAAAATTTTATGTTATACCAAAAAAAACTATCTCtcaatatatacatacatacaggGTGTGGTTCAAATGAGAATTTTCTTATTGTGAGAACTGTAGTAACTTATACGTTCAGTGCAGTAAATTGTATGTGTTGTGCAATAAATGCATACAATTTACGGCACTAAATGTATAAGTTACGCCAGTTCTGACAATAAGAAGGTTCTCATTTGAACCTTTTCCTATATATACATGTAGGAGtggttcaaataaaaacttctTATTGTGAGAAGTGCAAGAACTCTTGCACTAAACCTATAAAGTAACTGCATGCACTGAACTCTACACTCAGCAAGTGTTGTGAATTTATCATAGGACTATAGGAGTTTAGTGTAATACTCAGCATGAACTTCACACACACAGCGAAAAATTGCGAATTCGCGATATATGACATGAAGTTAATTTATAGCACAAGGCGTACAATATACTGCACTGAAAGTATAACTTATCTAGTTCTCACAATAAGACGGTTCTCATTTGGACTCTTTCCTATGTACATatctaaaaagaaaacaaaacaaaattccAACTTTTAACAGATGACAGAATCTTAACAAGTAGAAAATAATCCACCAGTATGAGTTCATAATTCTGTATCTGACAATTGTAAAGCTCAATAGATTCCAAAAAACAGTAACTCACTTCAGAAAGGAAGTCTCCACTTACAATGATGATTCAAATATAACCATTAGAAGTACTCACAGGTAAAGCAAGAAGCGTAAACAGAGCATGCCCAAGGAAAACTGCATCCAAACTTGTTGGCCTGCATTGGAAACATTGTGTTATGCAGTATTACCACAtataaaacaagaaaagcagCAGCCATTAAGGCTTACACAGAGCAAAGGAAATTACCTATCTTCAAAGAAAAAGGTTTGTTCTCCCAACCTAGCTGACAAAGCACTATATGCAACAGTTGCTCTTCGATATATCTGCATGTAAAA includes these proteins:
- the LOC131020448 gene encoding protein NUCLEOLAR FACTOR 1-like isoform X1 codes for the protein MGAPKRRRSSKDEEKLTAKLRKTGKHGVPAGKLHEEEQVDEHFESEGAELAANTKQLTVYDSLLKKLGTRNISVADALRRRQREEQGESDTDEDEDEDEDEDEDEDSDPESIDELEGKADDDEDDDDDGDDSMSPRHDIVGKDKDHVELSEDAGVDDYDATSDSDEEATSVANDQALSDASSVTSNFDNHLSYKLVSTEVDSLLRRKWKYTWKMPAINMSNCHWKGTGECSIKDLETNSLSGLKPRLYKHWLESCKASSSSECHQSKLRSFFSICSNYYDIMHCNKKPFYLKGLEEDSNVMDAYLMHSLNHVFKSKDLMVKNERKLSKNQVSVECQSGDDDAYRDRGFTRPKVLILLPLAGIMRRVVKRLIQLTPTKHKATVENLERFCEEFGSGRTENKDEDDDLEIPKLRTSGKPPDFQSLFGSGDDNNDHFMIGIKYTNRGMKLYGDFYTSDIIIASPLGLITKIGEAEAQKEKDVDYLSSIEILIIDHADVMLMQNWSHVNTVVEQLNKLPCKQHGTDVMRLRPWYLDGQARFYRQTVILGSHTNPEMNALFNQHCLNYRGKVKLECSYKGVLPKILIQARQIYERFDIESIVEADNARLKYFCEKVFPKIKDSVQDGVMIFVSSYFEYVRLRNYLKSQSASVCLFGEYIKRNEISHVRGEFFRGEKKIMLYTERAHFYYRYKIRGVKNLIIYSLPERKEFYPQIVNFLEESDSMNCRVLFSRLDNLRLERIVGSAAAKRMIDSDKGVFVFA
- the LOC131020448 gene encoding protein NUCLEOLAR FACTOR 1-like isoform X2, producing the protein MGAPKRRRSSKDEEKLTAKLRKTGKHGGKLHEEEQVDEHFESEGAELAANTKQLTVYDSLLKKLGTRNISVADALRRRQREEQGESDTDEDEDEDEDEDEDEDSDPESIDELEGKADDDEDDDDDGDDSMSPRHDIVGKDKDHVELSEDAGVDDYDATSDSDEEATSVANDQALSDASSVTSNFDNHLSYKLVSTEVDSLLRRKWKYTWKMPAINMSNCHWKGTGECSIKDLETNSLSGLKPRLYKHWLESCKASSSSECHQSKLRSFFSICSNYYDIMHCNKKPFYLKGLEEDSNVMDAYLMHSLNHVFKSKDLMVKNERKLSKNQVSVECQSGDDDAYRDRGFTRPKVLILLPLAGIMRRVVKRLIQLTPTKHKATVENLERFCEEFGSGRTENKDEDDDLEIPKLRTSGKPPDFQSLFGSGDDNNDHFMIGIKYTNRGMKLYGDFYTSDIIIASPLGLITKIGEAEAQKEKDVDYLSSIEILIIDHADVMLMQNWSHVNTVVEQLNKLPCKQHGTDVMRLRPWYLDGQARFYRQTVILGSHTNPEMNALFNQHCLNYRGKVKLECSYKGVLPKILIQARQIYERFDIESIVEADNARLKYFCEKVFPKIKDSVQDGVMIFVSSYFEYVRLRNYLKSQSASVCLFGEYIKRNEISHVRGEFFRGEKKIMLYTERAHFYYRYKIRGVKNLIIYSLPERKEFYPQIVNFLEESDSMNCRVLFSRLDNLRLERIVGSAAAKRMIDSDKGVFVFA